A part of Corynebacterium lactis RW2-5 genomic DNA contains:
- the rsmH gene encoding 16S rRNA (cytosine(1402)-N(4))-methyltransferase RsmH, translating to MPDSQVTGDRKSGEFGHVPVLLHRVTELLAAGIEALGDDAVVVDGTLGAGGHTEYLLETFPGLRVIGLDRDENALRGAEDRLERFGDRFAGFRVRFDALDDVLAGSVEPAAGTSNASGIVECVNEHGLAGALFDLGVSSMQLDQVDRGFAYRVDAPLDMRMDSSQGITAADILNTYSHGDIARILSTYGDERFAGKIASAVVKEREKSPFTTSGRLVELLYDAIPAASRRTGGHPAKRTFQALRVEVNRELEALENVLPIVCGALAVQGRAVFMSYQSLEDRIVKKEFAQRVKSTTPPGLPMELPGHEPRFALITRGAEKASASEIEDNPRAAPVRVRCIERIRPV from the coding sequence ATGCCGGATTCTCAAGTCACCGGAGATCGCAAGTCCGGTGAATTCGGGCATGTTCCTGTTCTGCTGCATCGGGTCACCGAGCTTCTCGCCGCAGGAATTGAAGCGTTGGGGGATGACGCTGTTGTCGTCGATGGCACGTTGGGCGCTGGTGGTCACACCGAGTATCTACTGGAAACTTTCCCCGGGCTCCGCGTAATTGGTCTCGATCGGGATGAAAATGCGCTTCGAGGTGCCGAGGACCGGCTTGAGCGCTTCGGCGATCGATTTGCTGGATTCCGCGTCCGATTCGATGCCCTGGATGACGTTCTGGCGGGTTCGGTCGAGCCTGCAGCCGGGACTTCGAATGCATCCGGAATTGTCGAGTGCGTCAATGAGCACGGTCTCGCCGGTGCTCTGTTCGACCTCGGTGTCTCATCGATGCAGTTAGACCAGGTGGACCGTGGCTTCGCCTACCGTGTTGATGCGCCTCTGGACATGCGCATGGACTCCAGTCAGGGAATTACCGCGGCCGATATTCTCAATACCTACTCCCACGGCGATATCGCTCGAATCCTCTCTACCTATGGCGACGAGCGCTTCGCGGGGAAGATCGCCTCCGCGGTTGTAAAGGAGCGCGAAAAGTCGCCCTTTACAACTTCAGGTCGACTCGTTGAACTGCTTTACGACGCTATCCCGGCCGCGTCTCGGCGCACCGGCGGGCATCCGGCCAAGCGCACATTCCAGGCTCTTCGCGTAGAGGTTAACCGCGAGCTGGAGGCGCTCGAGAACGTGCTGCCGATTGTCTGTGGTGCACTTGCAGTCCAGGGACGCGCAGTGTTTATGAGTTACCAGAGCCTCGAAGACCGCATCGTGAAGAAGGAGTTTGCCCAGCGTGTGAAGTCGACGACCCCGCCCGGGTTGCCGATGGAACTGCCCGGGCATGAGCCCCGCTTTGCACTTATTACCAGGGGCGCTGAAAAGGCGTCGGCAAGCGAAATCGAAGACAACCCGCGGGCAGCGCCGGTACGAGTTCGCTGTATCGAGCGAATACGGCCTGTCTAA
- the mraZ gene encoding division/cell wall cluster transcriptional repressor MraZ, whose protein sequence is MFLGTYTPKLDDKGRLTLPAKFREGLAEGLMVTKGQDHSLAVYPKEEFVKLAKRATKASRTNPQARAFIRNLAASTDEQNADGSGRITLSMEHRRYANLTKECVVIGSIDFLEIWDKESWEAYQAEHEADFSEGEDESLFGVL, encoded by the coding sequence ATGTTTCTGGGCACCTATACCCCCAAGCTCGATGACAAGGGGCGCCTGACGCTTCCCGCGAAGTTCCGTGAGGGCTTGGCGGAAGGGCTGATGGTGACCAAAGGGCAAGATCACTCACTGGCGGTTTATCCAAAGGAAGAGTTCGTCAAGCTGGCGAAGAGGGCGACGAAGGCATCGCGCACCAATCCTCAGGCGCGTGCTTTCATTCGTAATCTCGCAGCCAGCACTGATGAGCAGAATGCGGATGGATCCGGGCGAATCACCTTGTCCATGGAGCATCGCCGCTACGCAAACCTCACCAAGGAATGCGTCGTTATCGGATCGATTGATTTTCTGGAGATCTGGGACAAAGAGTCCTGGGAGGCCTACCAGGCTGAGCATGAAGCCGACTTCTCCGAAGGTGAGGACGAATCACTTTTCGGTGTTCTCTAG
- a CDS encoding DUF3040 domain-containing protein: MGLSEQEQRMLDEIESALYAEDPKFGSAMSGRAFSLEEDEGASRGFSLQVIALILLGLLMLLGGVALFTVSAWFIALSVAGFVLMFGAGVWALTGHGGGTGANSLSFSRSAGGDRERFGNSRKTRSPKSSGGSSLESRFRGRFEGR, translated from the coding sequence GTGGGACTATCTGAGCAGGAACAGCGGATGCTCGATGAAATTGAATCTGCGCTCTACGCTGAGGATCCAAAGTTTGGTTCGGCTATGTCTGGCCGTGCTTTTTCTTTGGAAGAGGATGAGGGGGCAAGCCGTGGTTTTTCTCTCCAGGTAATTGCCCTGATTTTGCTGGGGTTGCTTATGCTTCTCGGCGGGGTTGCCCTGTTTACTGTCAGCGCTTGGTTTATCGCACTTTCCGTCGCCGGTTTCGTGCTGATGTTCGGCGCCGGGGTCTGGGCGCTGACTGGTCATGGTGGCGGAACGGGTGCTAACAGCCTGAGTTTTTCGCGGTCGGCTGGTGGGGATCGTGAAAGGTTTGGCAACTCCCGAAAGACGAGGAGTCCGAAGTCTTCGGGTGGCTCTAGTTTAGAGTCCCGGTTCCGGGGTCGATTCGAAGGTCGCTAA
- a CDS encoding SAV_6107 family HEPN domain-containing protein produces MATPNVVDFRAAARGGIVVPGGVSRQSLDLFTRARGLAAMAAQAEPDEQLELAYRAALRGAGAILNMSEGQSSKRRRRRSQSAWENLKVSRAEYSEWVARFQSYSQLRNEVRLGLVRRIDARKSRELMGLVDEFLDVVEADLGILPAAA; encoded by the coding sequence ATGGCAACTCCGAATGTGGTTGATTTTAGGGCTGCGGCTCGTGGGGGAATTGTCGTACCTGGGGGTGTCTCTCGGCAGTCGCTGGATTTGTTTACGCGTGCTCGAGGGCTCGCTGCTATGGCGGCGCAGGCGGAGCCGGATGAACAGCTGGAGCTGGCTTATCGTGCTGCATTGCGCGGGGCGGGTGCCATTTTAAATATGTCTGAAGGCCAATCTAGTAAGCGTCGTCGGCGTCGTTCTCAGAGCGCCTGGGAGAACCTCAAAGTCTCTCGAGCTGAATATTCGGAGTGGGTTGCGCGCTTTCAGTCCTACTCGCAGCTTCGTAATGAAGTGCGCCTCGGGTTGGTGCGGCGTATTGATGCTCGGAAGTCTCGGGAGCTAATGGGGCTGGTTGACGAGTTTCTCGACGTTGTGGAGGCGGACCTAGGAATTCTCCCTGCGGCAGCATAG
- a CDS encoding GNAT family N-acetyltransferase yields the protein MSEADFELRLEEAVSLYITAMKYNPAIFSGRLTEWAKQPLLPGFTAVGAIAHPEGVSPSEALDDPRYPLIGIGYCRTGRDTYWWHRQVRAGMASSGWPLRTISTLLGNYAELSEIHIHPDYQGKGVGKRLLRELISGREEAVVLLSTPEFPNEANRAWRLYRQFGFVDVLRNFHFNGDSRPFAVLGVKVPHDSVTGAADGNSAE from the coding sequence ATGTCGGAGGCTGATTTTGAGCTCCGCCTCGAAGAGGCAGTTTCGCTGTACATCACTGCGATGAAATACAATCCGGCGATTTTCTCGGGACGCCTAACAGAATGGGCGAAGCAACCCCTGCTCCCCGGGTTTACCGCTGTAGGTGCCATCGCGCACCCAGAAGGCGTATCCCCCAGCGAGGCCCTGGACGACCCGCGGTATCCGCTGATTGGCATCGGATATTGCCGAACTGGACGCGACACCTATTGGTGGCACCGCCAAGTTCGCGCCGGGATGGCATCGTCCGGGTGGCCGCTTCGAACTATCAGTACGCTTTTGGGAAACTACGCGGAGCTCTCGGAAATTCACATTCATCCCGACTACCAGGGCAAGGGCGTCGGAAAGCGGTTACTGCGGGAACTCATCTCCGGCAGAGAAGAGGCGGTGGTGCTGCTCTCGACGCCTGAGTTCCCAAACGAAGCGAACCGAGCATGGCGCCTCTACCGACAATTTGGATTCGTCGATGTTCTGCGAAATTTCCATTTCAACGGCGATTCCCGCCCCTTTGCAGTGTTAGGAGTAAAGGTTCCTCATGACAGCGTCACCGGCGCCGCAGACGGCAACAGCGCGGAATAA
- a CDS encoding LppM family (lipo)protein, with protein sequence MTASPAPQTATARNKTWPTFSRLRRLAAFGSLAAVLPLTGCFEAQAGMTITGDDRVNGAVRITPNESARSQFSDWQAPEELRDRVTTNVLDSQTGRMEVSFADLRFSEVTDTLSTLSDDTIAIEIARTGGDQISINGSVDLSHVPDSNIDLLVNFPEEVTNSNGRSSAPNKVEWQFNAGEKHSVWASSPAGSTKRNEFLIYAAAAAAIGILASILGVLWARRIRDMQDF encoded by the coding sequence ATGACAGCGTCACCGGCGCCGCAGACGGCAACAGCGCGGAATAAGACTTGGCCGACATTCTCGCGCCTTCGCAGGCTTGCAGCCTTCGGGTCGCTGGCCGCAGTCCTGCCCCTCACCGGATGCTTCGAAGCGCAGGCCGGGATGACAATTACCGGAGACGACCGAGTCAACGGTGCCGTCAGAATCACCCCGAACGAATCAGCCCGCTCCCAGTTCAGTGACTGGCAAGCTCCCGAAGAGCTCCGCGATCGTGTCACCACTAATGTGCTCGACAGCCAGACGGGGCGCATGGAAGTCTCCTTCGCCGATCTACGCTTCAGCGAGGTCACCGACACCCTGAGCACGCTTTCCGACGACACCATTGCCATCGAAATCGCCCGCACCGGCGGCGACCAAATTTCCATCAACGGAAGCGTGGATCTCAGCCACGTGCCGGACTCGAATATCGACCTGCTCGTAAATTTCCCCGAGGAAGTTACTAACTCTAACGGCCGCTCCAGTGCACCGAACAAGGTTGAGTGGCAATTCAACGCCGGAGAAAAACACTCGGTGTGGGCATCCTCACCTGCGGGTTCAACCAAGCGCAATGAGTTCCTGATCTACGCTGCAGCCGCCGCGGCAATCGGCATTCTCGCCTCTATCTTGGGCGTGCTGTGGGCACGCCGAATCAGGGATATGCAGGACTTTTAG
- the metF gene encoding methylenetetrahydrofolate reductase [NAD(P)H], which produces MSSTMPPTPGRQVTIRQALSMPSAGSIPFSVEFMPPRDDAAEQRLLRAAEAFHDLGASFASVTYGAGGSSRNRTLRIAQRVSRQPLTTLVHLTLVEHTVDELREILRSYLDRGLTNLLVLRGDPPGEPLGPWVQTEGGLRYASELIELIRSEPEFAKFEIGIASFPEGHYRSPDLEHDTKYTLTKLRAGAEYSITQMFFDVEHYLKLRDRLAAADSEHGQKPIIPGLMPITSLRSVRKQVELSGAKLPAGLEERLIAAAAGDEQANKDEIRKVGIEISTQMAERLISEGVPGLHFMTMNFARASQEVLHNLGMAPAWGTGQDMLRGGF; this is translated from the coding sequence ATGTCCTCTACGATGCCTCCGACTCCCGGCCGCCAGGTAACAATTCGACAGGCCCTTTCCATGCCAAGCGCTGGCAGTATTCCCTTTTCTGTCGAATTTATGCCTCCCCGTGACGACGCAGCTGAACAGCGCCTTCTTCGGGCTGCCGAGGCGTTCCACGACCTTGGGGCTTCGTTCGCATCAGTAACCTATGGGGCCGGCGGCTCCAGTCGAAACCGCACTCTGCGCATCGCGCAGCGAGTTTCCCGCCAACCATTGACGACGCTAGTTCACCTAACCCTGGTAGAGCACACCGTGGATGAGCTCCGCGAAATCCTGCGCTCTTATCTCGACAGAGGCCTTACCAATCTTCTCGTTCTGCGGGGAGACCCACCCGGAGAGCCGCTCGGCCCCTGGGTACAGACTGAGGGCGGGCTGCGCTACGCCAGCGAACTGATTGAATTAATCCGTTCGGAACCGGAATTCGCCAAGTTCGAAATAGGAATCGCCTCGTTCCCGGAGGGCCACTACCGTTCGCCCGATCTAGAGCACGATACGAAGTACACTCTGACGAAACTGCGCGCTGGTGCCGAGTACTCGATTACGCAGATGTTCTTCGATGTGGAGCACTATCTGAAACTTCGCGACAGGCTCGCCGCCGCAGACTCTGAGCATGGGCAAAAGCCGATTATCCCCGGCCTAATGCCGATTACCTCACTGCGATCGGTTCGCAAGCAGGTGGAGCTTTCCGGTGCCAAGTTGCCCGCAGGCCTGGAGGAGCGCCTCATTGCAGCCGCTGCAGGGGACGAGCAGGCAAACAAAGACGAAATCCGCAAGGTCGGAATCGAGATTTCTACGCAAATGGCCGAGAGGCTTATCTCCGAAGGTGTCCCCGGCCTGCACTTTATGACTATGAACTTTGCCCGGGCTTCGCAGGAGGTGCTGCATAACCTGGGTATGGCCCCAGCGTGGGGCACAGGACAGGACATGCTTAGGGGCGGCTTTTAA
- a CDS encoding polyprenyl synthetase family protein, which yields MSDTDHLAQISPREVPAAVTETLRGYFAGRRGESENIDAVFGDIVDSLESFVLNGGKRVRPAFAWQGWLGAGGAEATSSDREDPAAVLTAVSSLELIQACALIHDDIIDDADTRRGFPTIHKVYEAKHRENGWRGSAPRYGVSTAILAGDVALAWADDMLHSSGLSRDAIARALVPWRAMRTEVLGGQLLDITAEASSDGRVETAQKVNLYKTAAYTIERPLHIGAAIAGAPDKLIAAYRSFGRDIGVAFQLRDDQLGVFGDPAVTGKPAGDDLREGKRTVLVGTALQIFNGSDPKKAQIIDENLGNVSSPEDIDRLRELIAESGAADEVEREIDRLTERAFKSLEKADLPEANRENLIAMGIRATTRQS from the coding sequence ATGAGCGATACTGACCACCTGGCGCAGATAAGTCCCCGGGAAGTGCCGGCGGCCGTGACGGAAACTCTGAGGGGTTACTTCGCCGGTAGAAGGGGCGAATCGGAGAATATCGACGCCGTATTCGGAGACATCGTCGATTCGCTGGAATCTTTCGTGCTCAACGGCGGAAAGCGCGTTCGACCGGCCTTTGCATGGCAGGGCTGGCTCGGGGCGGGAGGCGCAGAGGCAACCTCCTCAGACAGGGAGGACCCGGCTGCTGTACTTACCGCAGTCAGCTCGCTGGAGTTAATCCAAGCCTGCGCCCTAATTCATGACGACATTATTGATGATGCCGATACCCGCCGTGGATTCCCCACCATTCATAAGGTCTACGAAGCTAAACACAGGGAAAACGGATGGAGGGGCTCCGCACCTCGCTACGGTGTCTCAACCGCGATCTTGGCGGGAGACGTGGCCCTAGCCTGGGCTGACGATATGCTGCACAGCTCCGGGCTGTCACGGGATGCCATCGCTCGTGCGCTAGTACCCTGGCGGGCCATGCGCACAGAAGTTCTAGGCGGACAGCTGCTCGACATTACGGCCGAGGCCAGCAGCGACGGCCGTGTGGAAACAGCGCAGAAGGTCAATCTGTACAAAACCGCTGCGTACACGATTGAGCGACCGCTGCACATCGGGGCCGCGATTGCCGGGGCGCCAGACAAGCTAATCGCCGCCTACCGCAGTTTCGGTCGGGATATCGGCGTGGCGTTTCAGCTCCGCGATGACCAGCTCGGAGTCTTCGGAGACCCGGCGGTTACGGGCAAGCCGGCTGGCGACGATCTCCGCGAAGGAAAGCGCACCGTCCTGGTCGGCACCGCACTGCAGATCTTCAACGGTTCTGACCCGAAAAAGGCGCAGATTATCGACGAAAACCTGGGCAATGTCAGCAGCCCCGAGGACATCGATCGTCTCCGCGAGCTCATCGCTGAATCGGGCGCGGCAGACGAAGTCGAAAGGGAGATCGACCGTCTGACGGAACGGGCGTTTAAGTCTCTCGAAAAGGCCGACCTTCCTGAGGCCAATCGCGAGAATCTCATCGCGATGGGTATCCGCGCAACCACCCGACAGAGCTAG
- the crtI gene encoding phytoene desaturase family protein codes for MIKQNRPRQATLPPSESGASRPHVVIVGAGLSGLTAGLYATAAGYRVTVVEREHFIGGRCATETVSTQLTDGPVSARFDTGATVWTMPGLVEEAVAAVGLSINDIDESFHALPVTPSYHAQFADCGGLDVFSEESAMAAELRRFGASERTVRGYSKLRVWFKGLFDASFANFMSRSFDRVTDLITGPGALSDLVKLMKLGAFGPLERKVHDFLDDSELTRVFSFQALYAGVAPAKARAVYGCISHMDTSLGVFVPRSERFGNEMGAVARILAEALTRAGGSIVLGTRVMGLRLNDEGLVSAVQVDRGVEAGDDATGALEDIAAQAVICTPDLPVVQGWMNEAGRQQKRRLIPLRFSPSAVVAHGLVPTDIAAGWPRRHHLISFGHEWDKTFREISSPSGGAIMSDPSLLVTRPAVTSPERVVQDSSGREFEPVSVLAPCPNLDSAAVDWDAVKDAYVMELASVLEERGFFGISEHWKVGRIDSPNDWLRRGMGAGSPFGLAHLFRQTGPFRPRNFSPAMPGNVILAGSTTVPGVGVPTVMISGRLAAERLGPLASH; via the coding sequence ATGATTAAGCAGAATCGCCCGCGACAGGCTACGCTGCCGCCGTCGGAAAGCGGCGCGAGCCGACCGCATGTAGTGATTGTCGGCGCAGGGCTATCCGGCTTGACAGCCGGGCTGTACGCTACCGCGGCGGGTTATCGAGTCACCGTGGTTGAGCGCGAGCACTTCATCGGAGGTCGCTGCGCTACTGAGACCGTGAGCACCCAGCTCACCGACGGCCCCGTGAGCGCAAGATTCGACACGGGGGCGACCGTGTGGACCATGCCGGGCCTAGTCGAAGAGGCTGTCGCGGCCGTTGGACTGAGCATCAACGATATTGATGAGTCCTTCCACGCGCTGCCCGTCACGCCGTCCTACCACGCACAATTTGCCGATTGCGGCGGGCTCGACGTCTTCTCGGAGGAAAGCGCAATGGCCGCGGAGCTCCGCCGCTTTGGCGCCTCGGAGCGAACCGTCCGCGGCTATTCCAAGCTGCGGGTGTGGTTCAAGGGGCTTTTCGATGCCTCATTCGCCAACTTCATGTCCCGCAGTTTCGACCGTGTCACTGATCTAATCACCGGGCCCGGCGCGCTGAGCGACCTGGTCAAGCTAATGAAGCTCGGGGCGTTCGGTCCCCTCGAGCGGAAGGTGCACGATTTCCTGGACGATAGCGAGCTGACCCGCGTGTTTAGTTTTCAGGCTCTGTACGCGGGAGTGGCTCCGGCGAAGGCACGCGCGGTCTACGGCTGCATTTCGCATATGGACACCTCACTCGGGGTGTTCGTGCCACGCTCTGAGCGCTTCGGCAACGAGATGGGCGCGGTCGCCAGGATTCTCGCCGAAGCCCTCACCAGGGCAGGCGGGTCTATTGTGCTGGGAACCCGGGTTATGGGGCTTAGGCTTAACGACGAAGGCCTGGTCTCCGCCGTCCAGGTAGACCGTGGTGTCGAAGCCGGCGATGATGCGACCGGCGCTCTGGAGGATATTGCCGCGCAGGCTGTGATTTGTACGCCGGACCTGCCAGTTGTGCAGGGCTGGATGAATGAAGCGGGCAGACAGCAGAAGAGGCGTTTGATCCCTCTGCGTTTCTCCCCGTCCGCGGTAGTGGCGCATGGGCTTGTCCCTACTGACATCGCGGCAGGATGGCCGCGACGTCACCACCTGATTTCTTTCGGGCATGAGTGGGACAAGACGTTCCGTGAGATTTCTTCCCCGTCCGGAGGGGCAATCATGTCGGATCCGTCGCTACTGGTGACGCGCCCGGCTGTGACCTCGCCCGAGCGCGTCGTACAGGATAGCTCCGGACGCGAGTTCGAGCCGGTCAGCGTGCTGGCCCCCTGCCCCAACCTGGATTCCGCCGCCGTCGATTGGGACGCTGTGAAAGACGCGTACGTCATGGAGCTGGCAAGTGTGCTCGAAGAACGAGGATTTTTCGGAATCTCCGAGCATTGGAAAGTCGGGCGCATCGACTCTCCAAACGACTGGCTACGGCGAGGAATGGGGGCCGGCTCCCCGTTCGGTCTGGCTCATCTCTTCCGCCAGACGGGTCCCTTTAGGCCGCGGAACTTCTCCCCTGCTATGCCGGGCAACGTGATACTCGCTGGCTCGACTACCGTTCCCGGAGTTGGCGTGCCCACCGTGATGATTTCGGGCAGGCTAGCCGCCGAGCGGTTGGGGCCGTTGGCGAGCCATTAG
- a CDS encoding alpha-(1->6)-mannopyranosyltransferase A: MKISRSALIGVAGTALIAVGSYGGGSTRYRGGVVSALGLDWITYGHGFFLFESIIWIGIVLLVTSWLQIGRKQVFAEGVAGPKDSEGALKTLNRVLLTWLIPLSLAGPVFSRDVYSYLMQGAMVRDGFDPYTEGAAVNPGPMLLEVSADWRNTTTPYGPLHLGIGEAITSAVGDNITVGVIAYRILCLLGFAAIAWSIPKIARALGANVALAQWLGVLNPLVLLHLIAGLHNEALMVGIVSLALVAALEMERYAGGAVAAIAIGIGVALKATAVLALPFVVWIVLTRREPLSRFRSAVRRLPALFAVGIALSVIMVATLAAVTWLVESSWGWISEISGNTKVINPLAAPSAVAGVIAAVMGWVNDDVTFNIIVSYTRRVSTVIMLLGLVASWLYFRVTPRSNVAGMIAAYVVACVFNAVALPWYYASLLTPMGTVRPPRWLVQATVLFTFILTLSFAGGGNHRFYDAPWMIIVTVAGWLATGWLVNGRVSWRYSWRDESAAKESRQLQGVSHR, encoded by the coding sequence ATGAAAATTTCTCGGAGCGCGCTGATCGGCGTTGCTGGTACCGCGCTGATTGCGGTGGGTTCCTACGGTGGTGGCTCGACCCGGTACCGCGGGGGCGTCGTCAGCGCTCTGGGGTTGGATTGGATCACCTACGGTCACGGGTTTTTCCTGTTCGAGTCGATAATTTGGATCGGCATCGTCCTGCTGGTTACCTCGTGGCTGCAAATCGGTCGAAAGCAGGTTTTCGCTGAAGGCGTTGCCGGGCCGAAGGACTCCGAGGGCGCTTTGAAAACGCTCAACCGCGTCCTCCTGACCTGGTTGATTCCGCTTTCCTTAGCGGGCCCGGTGTTTTCTCGCGATGTCTATTCCTACCTAATGCAAGGCGCAATGGTTCGGGATGGCTTCGATCCCTACACCGAGGGCGCGGCAGTCAACCCCGGCCCGATGCTGCTGGAAGTCTCCGCCGACTGGCGCAATACGACGACGCCCTACGGCCCGCTACACCTGGGAATTGGCGAAGCAATTACGTCTGCTGTGGGTGACAACATCACAGTCGGAGTCATCGCCTATCGCATCCTGTGTCTGCTAGGTTTCGCGGCGATTGCCTGGTCGATTCCGAAGATTGCGCGAGCTTTGGGCGCGAATGTTGCGCTGGCACAATGGCTCGGCGTGCTCAATCCACTGGTTCTACTGCATCTCATAGCGGGCCTGCACAACGAGGCCCTGATGGTGGGCATTGTCAGCCTCGCTTTAGTCGCGGCCCTCGAGATGGAGCGGTACGCAGGTGGTGCCGTTGCTGCCATCGCAATCGGCATTGGCGTCGCACTGAAGGCGACGGCGGTTCTGGCGCTTCCGTTCGTTGTCTGGATCGTGCTGACCCGTCGTGAGCCGCTGTCCCGTTTCCGCTCCGCGGTCCGACGGCTTCCGGCGCTGTTTGCGGTGGGCATTGCGCTGTCTGTCATCATGGTCGCAACCCTCGCCGCCGTGACCTGGCTGGTGGAGTCCTCGTGGGGCTGGATTTCGGAAATCAGCGGCAATACCAAGGTGATTAATCCTCTCGCTGCCCCCTCTGCAGTCGCTGGCGTCATCGCCGCGGTGATGGGGTGGGTTAATGACGATGTCACATTCAACATCATCGTCAGTTACACGCGGCGCGTCTCGACTGTGATTATGCTGCTCGGTCTGGTCGCGAGCTGGCTGTACTTCCGAGTGACCCCACGTAGCAACGTCGCGGGTATGATTGCGGCTTACGTCGTGGCCTGCGTGTTTAACGCGGTGGCTCTGCCCTGGTACTACGCCAGCCTGCTGACTCCGATGGGAACGGTCCGCCCGCCGCGGTGGCTCGTCCAGGCTACAGTCCTGTTCACTTTCATCCTGACGCTATCCTTCGCCGGTGGCGGCAATCACCGCTTTTACGACGCGCCGTGGATGATTATCGTTACCGTCGCCGGATGGCTCGCCACCGGGTGGCTGGTCAATGGGCGCGTTTCGTGGCGTTACTCCTGGCGCGATGAGTCCGCTGCGAAGGAATCTCGCCAGCTGCAGGGAGTGTCACACAGGTGA
- a CDS encoding phytoene/squalene synthase family protein encodes MTPISSSPSSAGLATSRDFALCRGITETHGHTYALATKILDFRQRRAVWALYAWARIVDDYVDCTEHSGCRADQVEETVRGLSRCLQETITAGRLVDSSLPDVSRPRDLAVISAAAQTFIDFDIAPTLAEDFVVSMLMDVPDSTGHIAHFNTWEQLEGYMWGSAAVIGLEMMPILGTREGVARAEAEPFAADLGRAFQLTNFLRDIAEDLERGRIYIPLQEWSAFGVEPDELYYCAAEKRATRRVRRALAFAIARNRAIYRAAEPGIGMLASPGRQAIRAAFVLYSDILTEIERADYNVFGGRARVGTTRRVSVALPLAAAGLLASFNKQGPRE; translated from the coding sequence GTGACACCAATCTCCTCCTCTCCGAGCTCCGCGGGTCTCGCCACTTCTCGCGATTTCGCGCTCTGCCGGGGCATCACAGAGACTCATGGGCATACCTACGCCCTGGCCACGAAGATCCTCGATTTTCGTCAGCGCCGCGCTGTGTGGGCGCTCTACGCCTGGGCTCGAATCGTCGATGATTACGTTGATTGCACCGAACACAGCGGTTGTCGCGCCGACCAAGTCGAAGAAACGGTACGCGGCCTGTCGCGCTGTCTCCAGGAGACGATTACCGCAGGCAGGCTCGTCGATTCCTCGCTTCCCGACGTCAGCAGGCCCCGGGACCTCGCTGTCATTTCAGCGGCTGCACAGACTTTTATAGATTTTGATATTGCGCCGACACTGGCCGAAGACTTTGTCGTTTCGATGCTTATGGACGTACCGGATTCGACTGGGCACATTGCTCACTTCAACACGTGGGAGCAGCTCGAGGGCTACATGTGGGGTTCGGCTGCAGTCATCGGGCTGGAGATGATGCCGATCTTGGGCACCCGCGAAGGTGTTGCCCGCGCGGAGGCCGAACCGTTTGCCGCGGACCTAGGACGGGCCTTCCAGCTCACGAATTTCCTGCGCGACATTGCCGAGGACCTCGAGCGAGGCCGAATCTACATTCCCCTGCAGGAGTGGTCGGCTTTCGGCGTGGAGCCGGACGAACTGTACTACTGTGCGGCCGAAAAACGAGCCACTCGACGGGTTAGGCGTGCGCTCGCTTTTGCCATCGCGCGCAACCGCGCCATCTACCGGGCTGCAGAGCCGGGGATTGGCATGCTCGCTTCGCCCGGCCGTCAAGCCATTCGCGCCGCATTCGTTCTGTACTCGGACATTCTCACCGAGATTGAGCGCGCGGATTACAACGTCTTCGGCGGGCGAGCCCGGGTAGGCACGACGCGCCGCGTTTCAGTGGCTCTCCCCCTTGCGGCCGCCGGGCTACTCGCGAGCTTTAACAAGCAGGGGCCACGCGAGTAG
- a CDS encoding Rv2175c family DNA-binding protein has product MRKIPTCSDVLEPDEPTMNIPDAAERIGVAVTRVHALLQEGKLIAVLRDDIPQVPERFFEGDEVARFVPGVLALLADGGYSKEETLEWLFAEDESLPGRPVDALHGHLAREVMRRAQAMAL; this is encoded by the coding sequence GTGAGAAAAATTCCTACGTGCTCCGATGTCCTTGAGCCCGACGAGCCAACCATGAACATCCCAGATGCCGCCGAGCGGATTGGCGTTGCCGTCACCCGCGTCCACGCGCTGCTGCAGGAAGGAAAGCTAATCGCGGTACTGCGCGACGATATCCCGCAGGTACCCGAGCGCTTTTTCGAAGGTGACGAAGTCGCCCGCTTCGTCCCCGGAGTTCTTGCCCTGCTTGCCGACGGCGGCTACAGCAAGGAAGAAACCCTGGAATGGCTATTCGCAGAGGATGAATCCCTGCCGGGCCGACCAGTCGATGCTCTCCATGGGCACCTGGCACGCGAAGTGATGCGTCGCGCCCAGGCAATGGCCCTCTAA